The Pungitius pungitius chromosome 10, fPunPun2.1, whole genome shotgun sequence DNA window ACCGGGGTAAAATCTCAGCGGGTTGTCCGGAAAGCTCTGCGCTACATCACAGTGAAACACCTGCTTCTTATTTTCAGACAGCACCAGTTTGGGATGAGCTGTATCTGGATCCAGAGTCACATCCACAGCACATTGCTTGGCCCTCTGAAATTCGGTCTCACACAGCCTCTTCACCTCAGCCTTTACTGTCTCCTCGAGCTGACACGCCACTCTCCTCACTGCCCGCCTGACCGTGCCCACATACACAGCACTCTCCACGCAGGTGGTGGACCAGTCTTTGGTGGCCGGAGGTGTAGAGGAAGCTGGAAAGCTGTTGATGAGAAAGAAGTTGTCTTCGGTGTGCGAGAGCTCCACCAGCTCCGCGTTCCTCCGCCTCAGCTCACTgatctcctgctccagctccacgATGAGACCTCTGGCCTTGCCTTCAATGTTCCTCTGCTTTGTACCaatcacctccaccacctcagcTTGACCCCTCTGGACAAAGTGGAGCAGATTGTTGAAGACTTGCATGCTCTCTTCAATCTCTCGGTCTGTGTTCACTCGGCTGAGCTCAACGGTTTGATTGATTTCGCTGATTTTTTCACGTCggcatttaatcatttcttcCACCTCTGCATTTACCCTTTGGATTTGagctctcctctccctgctctcaTCCTCTATGGACAAAGTGTGATGAGCACTGTGGTCTCTCTTAATACAGATCTGGCACACACAAGTCTGGTCAGTGTGACAGAACAGGTCTAGCAGTCTTGCGTGCTTCTTACACACCCTGTCTTGCATGTTCATTGTGGGGTTGATCAGGTGGTGTTTCTTGAAGGTGCCTAAAACATGATGGGGCTCCAGGTGAGTTTCACAGAAGGAGGCCAAGCACTCTAGGCACGATTTAAGAGCCTTGACTCCTTTTCCAACGCATACATCACATGAGACGTCTCCTTTATGGCTTGAATGCTGGTCCACTGTAATGGattcttctttgtctttcttttccaaTGAATTCTTGAACTGGGAAGCCACTTCACATATGAAGGTGTTAACTTTGAGCTCTGGCCTCCTGTAGAACTTCTGCTTGCACATGGGACACTGTGACAGATTAGCGCTCTGCCAGTATCTTTGTATGCAATCTCTGCAGAAGTTGTGCCCACAAGGAGTGGAGACTGGCTGGTTGAACAAATCCAGACAGATGGGGCACAGAAGCTGCTCCTTAGTCAGCACAGTGCCAGCAGCAGCCATATCTAGGAGGACATTCACAAAGAAAGCAGGTAGGATGTTATAGAAAAAGTTGtattctttattgtttttaacaTACTGGTTTAGAAACAGTTGGGCCTGGTGAGCTGCCTACGTCCACAAATAGTAACAAATGCCTGGTGTTACATTTCATCACAGGATAATTCCTTCTAGCTGAACAAGTTATATGAACAAGTTCAACAGAAACTAATAAAAAGACATTGTTATGACATTAGAATTCAACAGATTGCATTACATTAAAATACAATCTTGTCACATCATTACCATGTAGCAAACATCGGGCATTGCATTGTTCCCTTTCCCTTTGAGCATGTTAAGACTGACAACTGCATGAATTAACATTATAAAgcatgaaataaatcaaagagACAACTTACCTCGCTTTAAGTGGCGTAGCACAAAGACGAAAGTAGTCTacgcgagagtgtgtgtgttccctggCACAGTGTGTCTACTCCTTTAGGGTCTATTTAGAAAGAAACATTAGACATGCTTGTGCCCGCCTCATGTCGCTGGTCTGTGCTCAACCTTCTCTTAaaggcaccagcaactgggatGATGCTAAAGATAGCCTCCCTAGTCCAGTGGCTTCACACGTCCGGACCTATACTATTGAACTGACTGCTGAAGTGGTAAATAACACATTACTAGTATGCTTTTATTCAATTTATCCCATTTGTGTGCAGGGTTTCTGTGATGTACGATGGATTTGTGatggtgatttatttattacaagcACTGTCAATATAATGTACGCCCTAATTAAGGGCCAAACAAATTCTGTTAATAAGACAAGCTGgatgtctgcctgtgtgtgtgtgtgtgtgtgtgtgtgtgtgtgtgtgtgtgtgtgtgtgtgtgtgtgtgtgtgtgtgtgtgtgtgtgtgtgtgtgtgattaccgGGCTGAGAGTGCATAGTTTCTGCAGAATGTGCAGACCCTCCTGCCTGTTGACTCCTGGGTGGATGAAGCAGAGGGAGGAATCACACTGCGAGCTGCAGTTCAGCTCGGGCTCCATGACTGACGCCAGTCCGTCCACTTTCACACACCCCCCCTGAAGAACAAACAGATGAGACGGTGGATATGATGGCATGAACAATTCTCTTTGTGGAACTGACTCAACAACATTGAGagggaaaatgcattttttttgcacCTTTAAATGTCTGAATAATGGAGCATTCACTTCAGCTCCAGAACAACAGGCACTAGAgcccagagaaagaaagaagtgcTTCTATGTTGCGGTCCAACAAATTAGACGTAGGACTTTAGTCCACCACAGTGTGGTGCTGTGACGGAAACCTCAGAGAGGAGAATGTATTCAAGCAAGAAAGTGCTTTTGCACTTCAGTGATACTTCATACTGTATAATGCTTGACACGATAAGCACAACCAAACCCAAAAGACATTACGCTTTTAAGGGGGGAATATAACGTTAAAATGGAAAGTGTAAATTATTCACCACCAGGGAACAAACAGAGGAGTCAGGACTCAGACTGTGTGACAGGAAGCCTGTGGGATTGTGCTTATCCTTGATTTCCACTGGCACTACGTCACCAAAGGAACACTGCTGGGATAAACATTTGTGCACAGAGCGAAAGGCTGAGATAAACAAAAGACTCCAACTCTCTGAGGACCACATAATGTGCCATTAACCGGGCTATCAAGGCCATCTCGAAGACTAACTTCGGTGAGTATCACCAAACCGTTTGTCACTCTTGCCACAGGCATTTTTTTTCAGGCTGCCTGTGCTGCACTGACATGTTGCAGATTACAATTATGCAGCATGGCATCAGACGATACTCTGCAGCTATAAAACAAACAGAC harbors:
- the LOC119228570 gene encoding E3 ubiquitin-protein ligase TRIM39-like, yielding MAAAGTVLTKEQLLCPICLDLFNQPVSTPCGHNFCRDCIQRYWQSANLSQCPMCKQKFYRRPELKVNTFICEVASQFKNSLEKKDKEESITVDQHSSHKGDVSCDVCVGKGVKALKSCLECLASFCETHLEPHHVLGTFKKHHLINPTMNMQDRVCKKHARLLDLFCHTDQTCVCQICIKRDHSAHHTLSIEDESRERRAQIQRVNAEVEEMIKCRREKISEINQTVELSRVNTDREIEESMQVFNNLLHFVQRGQAEVVEVIGTKQRNIEGKARGLIVELEQEISELRRRNAELVELSHTEDNFFLINSFPASSTPPATKDWSTTCVESAVYVGTVRRAVRRVACQLEETVKAEVKRLCETEFQRAKQCAVDVTLDPDTAHPKLVLSENKKQVFHCDVAQSFPDNPLRFYPGVSVLGKEGFSSGRLYCEVQVKGKTEWDIGVGLQSVNRKGGSILNPETGYWALGMRKDNSYWALSSTPIRVPLVGKPQRVGVYVDLDWGQVSFYDTESASHIYSFTGYSFKERLFLYLNPRRNHGGVNSAPLIIMPVGV